Proteins encoded within one genomic window of Geotalea daltonii FRC-32:
- a CDS encoding 5-formyltetrahydrofolate cyclo-ligase: MGLPQNCLLRTIEKGRMPKHSLRRLMLSKRRALSPLEVEAHSLRIQQSFMGSSEFLRAESLALYAPIHHEVDTVALQRRSFFLGKKVLYPVVDGNKLTFRQIHAASDLENGAFGIEEPGEKNIIHLPETIDIFVIPGVAFDINGRRIGYGKGFYDRTLHLLEGCGKFVGLCYDFQLVDEIVGEPHDVTMDLIFSETRIIRP; encoded by the coding sequence ATGGGCTTGCCCCAAAACTGTCTGCTTCGCACCATCGAGAAAGGCCGCATGCCAAAGCATTCACTTCGCCGGCTTATGTTGTCCAAAAGAAGAGCGTTGTCCCCTTTAGAAGTTGAAGCACACAGTCTCCGGATTCAGCAATCTTTCATGGGCTCTTCCGAGTTTCTGCGGGCTGAAAGCCTGGCACTTTATGCGCCGATCCATCATGAGGTTGATACTGTCGCTTTACAGCGCCGCTCTTTTTTTCTCGGGAAGAAGGTCCTTTATCCTGTTGTGGACGGCAACAAGCTAACTTTCAGGCAGATTCATGCTGCCTCCGACTTGGAGAACGGTGCTTTCGGTATTGAGGAGCCGGGAGAAAAAAACATTATCCATTTGCCCGAAACCATCGACATTTTTGTTATTCCCGGCGTTGCTTTTGATATAAACGGACGCAGAATCGGTTATGGAAAAGGCTTCTATGATCGGACGCTTCACCTCCTTGAGGGATGCGGCAAATTCGTAGGACTCTGCTATGATTTCCAACTGGTTGATGAAATTGTCGGTGAACCACATGATGTAACCATGGATCTGATTTTCAGCGAGACAAGGATTATCCGTCCTTGA
- a CDS encoding cell division protein ZapA: protein MNVSHRITVLGREISVRSTADEGTVRKVESFVNKRVEQVLNSGNTVDNQVAVILTLLNVAEDYLAVLDRLESSRKDEDFRIAGLIQRMDSVR from the coding sequence TTGAACGTTTCACACCGAATAACGGTGTTGGGTCGGGAGATCAGCGTTAGAAGCACTGCTGATGAAGGCACAGTCCGTAAGGTGGAATCATTCGTCAATAAGAGGGTGGAGCAGGTTTTAAACTCGGGAAATACGGTCGATAACCAGGTGGCAGTTATCCTGACCCTTTTGAATGTGGCGGAGGATTACCTGGCAGTGCTTGACAGATTGGAAAGTAGCAGAAAAGACGAAGATTTCAGGATTGCTGGTTTGATTCAGCGAATGGATTCGGTAAGATAA
- a CDS encoding cell division protein ZapB, producing MDSSLFDELERKVERLLQINMTLKQENELLRTENAKLQFDRNGIKSRIDAILEKLQEVDHL from the coding sequence ATGGACAGTAGTTTATTCGATGAACTTGAACGGAAAGTCGAACGGCTTTTACAGATTAACATGACACTGAAGCAGGAAAACGAGCTGTTAAGAACAGAGAACGCCAAATTGCAATTTGACAGGAACGGCATCAAGTCACGTATAGATGCAATTTTGGAAAAGCTCCAAGAGGTTGATCATCTTTGA
- the ftsY gene encoding signal recognition particle-docking protein FtsY, producing MAEEKRGFFKGLLDKFTADTSATEAEEKAVNAEIAEPKEKTGFFDRLKQGLTKTHESIVGRIDSLLLGQKQIDADVLEELEEILITADIGVKTTVELIRTLEQRLKRNELKDGNALKAALKQEITNRLVQVESGLDIIAAKPFVILVIGVNGVGKTTTIGKLAAQYRLAGKKVLLAAGDTFRAAAAEQLEIWGERVGAEVVRHKEGADPSAVAFDACKAALARGCDVLLIDTAGRLHTKVNLMEEMKKIRRVIEREIPGAPHETLLVLDAATGQNAISQASLFKEAAQVTGLILTKLDGTAKGGIVVAVSHEFSLPVRYIGVGEGVEDLREFEPQEFVDAIF from the coding sequence ATGGCCGAAGAAAAAAGAGGGTTCTTTAAGGGCCTGCTGGATAAATTTACTGCTGATACTTCGGCCACTGAGGCCGAGGAAAAGGCTGTGAATGCTGAAATTGCGGAGCCCAAGGAAAAGACAGGTTTCTTTGATCGCCTGAAGCAGGGGCTTACAAAAACCCATGAAAGCATTGTCGGCAGGATCGACAGCCTCCTTTTAGGCCAAAAACAGATTGATGCCGATGTTCTGGAAGAACTGGAAGAAATTCTCATTACTGCCGATATAGGAGTGAAAACTACCGTTGAGTTGATAAGAACCCTTGAACAGCGTCTGAAGAGGAACGAACTCAAAGACGGGAATGCATTGAAAGCAGCGCTTAAACAGGAAATCACCAATCGACTGGTGCAAGTGGAATCGGGTCTTGATATAATTGCCGCCAAGCCGTTTGTCATTCTGGTTATCGGTGTCAATGGTGTGGGCAAAACGACGACGATTGGCAAGCTGGCAGCCCAGTACAGGCTCGCCGGAAAAAAAGTCTTGCTGGCTGCAGGGGATACATTCCGTGCAGCGGCTGCCGAACAGCTGGAGATCTGGGGGGAAAGGGTTGGCGCCGAAGTCGTGCGCCACAAGGAGGGGGCTGATCCATCTGCCGTAGCTTTTGACGCATGCAAAGCAGCCCTAGCCAGAGGCTGTGATGTTCTTTTGATCGATACAGCGGGGCGCCTGCATACTAAGGTCAATCTCATGGAAGAGATGAAAAAGATCCGCCGGGTAATAGAACGTGAAATTCCGGGTGCACCCCATGAAACCCTGTTGGTATTAGATGCAGCAACAGGCCAGAACGCCATTTCACAAGCGAGCCTCTTTAAGGAGGCGGCACAAGTCACCGGCCTCATTCTCACTAAGCTTGACGGAACCGCCAAGGGGGGGATAGTGGTGGCGGTGAGCCATGAGTTCTCGTTACCTGTTCGTTATATAGGTGTCGGTGAGGGTGTAGAAGACCTCCGGGAGTTTGAACCGCAGGAATTTGTCGATGCTATCTTTTAG
- a CDS encoding roadblock/LC7 domain-containing protein, with amino-acid sequence MPFKAILKELVENSPGSTGAILADWEGEAVEQYCLADTYELKVTAAHQGIIIGQLKEVLAGFPTAGALTHLAIKTENQLFIVGVVGSDYSLVMTMDNDILLARAERCFARTIQLLIKEIY; translated from the coding sequence TTGCCTTTTAAAGCCATTTTGAAGGAACTGGTGGAAAATTCACCCGGCTCAACCGGGGCCATTCTGGCAGATTGGGAGGGGGAAGCGGTTGAGCAATATTGTCTTGCCGACACATACGAACTTAAGGTGACAGCAGCCCATCAGGGAATAATCATCGGCCAGTTGAAGGAGGTTCTTGCCGGATTTCCAACAGCTGGAGCGTTGACCCATCTGGCGATAAAGACGGAGAATCAGCTTTTTATTGTCGGTGTCGTCGGCTCTGACTATTCCCTGGTGATGACCATGGACAATGATATACTGCTGGCACGGGCGGAAAGGTGTTTTGCACGCACTATTCAGTTGTTGATAAAGGAGATTTATTGA
- the smc gene encoding chromosome segregation protein SMC has product MKIKRVDIIGFKSFHDKVSLDFQQCITGIVGPNGCGKSNVVDAIRWVMGEQSAKNLRGKQMEDIIFGGSESRKPLGMAEVSLVFSTEDGRVPAKYLTYSEIQVTRRLYRDGESEYLLNKSQCRLLDIAELFMDTGVGARAYSIIEQGKIGMILHSKPEERRVLIEEAAGVTKFKARKQVALKKIELTRNNLLRITDIITEIRRQLGGLQRQARKAEKFRECREELKEIELLFSVKKYAALMKEKEDLDRQLDLLKKELSVQIIDQEKGELAFEQKRLLLVEREERIQKAQEEIYRMKGELMAGDSRREFHKKELLNLDRLFERSRQEQDTCALRHTEAQTELAALNEQKISLIAELQRESSQLVEDERLLDESSRTEQGASAKIEEARNGLFQVLSNNAQLNNKLAADVKRLELLVEKYERNQREIIKLQEQREEAFQAVLKLENSCKKIKEVTQQDVEEMNALVLREGELKSLLSSTETALHDKRNQFTAKSSRLKSLQELEAQFAGYGQGIRTLLSNDDFKSKFNGMVADMVETGEAFEAAVEVALGERLQWLVCDQESDALSAVAHLRQVSGGRCSFVLQQPCKQQKPLLIPEAVCLLDNISIVDPFREYIEPLLAHTYLVDSLEKALILGKQSPHLMFVTSQGDMVHSGSIVNGGSPEAAYQGLIHKKREIKELSLEAELLTKQISELEERRTQLKEDVATAGEGLRDIRQKLHQAEIELLNAEKDLTRAREEVGRLEERASVGTIENEQLDEEKILLEREISDLKKAVLQGDERKSVLELELASLQQSWEARKEIIADAREAVTARKVKVASLKEKTDAINQDLLRVESLMTALKKQAGDHAAEVEKSILDREKLVLSIQQSEESLKALLEKQASFELSYSKLKEEYEFEISAHREDEAKQKKLRELVVTSKEAISNHTLSATQLSMQLSQLETQVLDKFRTGIADILPKYGNIEYNEAEKRSRQNELMKVVDEMGDVNLTAIEEFQELEKRFLFLDEQKEDLEDSLSSLQKAIQRINKTTRRRFLETFHLVNEKFQEVFPRLFCGGRAELKLTNEDDLLESGLEIIVQPPGKKLQNVTLLSGGEKALSAVALIFSLFLIKPTPFCLLDEVDAPLDDANIGRFNEMVREMSAFSQFIIITHNKTTMAVVDTLYGVTMEEPGVSKLVSVKLN; this is encoded by the coding sequence ATGAAAATAAAACGGGTCGACATAATAGGCTTTAAATCCTTTCACGACAAGGTTTCCCTGGATTTCCAGCAGTGCATTACCGGCATTGTCGGTCCTAATGGCTGCGGCAAATCGAATGTGGTTGATGCAATCCGCTGGGTCATGGGGGAACAATCAGCCAAGAACCTCCGTGGCAAGCAGATGGAGGATATCATTTTCGGCGGCAGCGAAAGCCGGAAACCTTTGGGCATGGCCGAGGTTTCACTGGTTTTTTCCACTGAAGATGGCCGCGTTCCTGCCAAATACCTAACCTACAGCGAAATCCAGGTTACCAGGCGGCTCTACCGCGACGGTGAAAGTGAATATCTGCTTAACAAATCCCAGTGCCGACTCCTCGATATTGCCGAGCTTTTCATGGACACTGGTGTTGGTGCAAGAGCCTATTCCATAATTGAGCAGGGCAAGATAGGAATGATCCTCCACTCAAAGCCGGAGGAACGTCGTGTCCTTATCGAGGAGGCGGCGGGAGTTACCAAGTTCAAGGCTCGCAAGCAGGTGGCTCTGAAGAAAATCGAGCTCACCCGAAATAACCTGCTCAGGATCACCGATATAATTACGGAAATAAGGCGGCAACTGGGTGGACTGCAGCGGCAGGCCAGGAAAGCCGAAAAATTCAGGGAGTGCAGGGAGGAACTGAAAGAGATAGAGCTTCTCTTTTCCGTAAAGAAATATGCTGCGCTGATGAAGGAAAAAGAAGACCTTGATCGGCAACTTGATCTACTGAAGAAAGAACTTTCCGTTCAGATTATCGATCAGGAAAAAGGCGAACTGGCTTTTGAACAGAAACGTCTGCTGCTTGTAGAGCGTGAAGAGCGCATTCAAAAGGCGCAGGAAGAGATATATCGGATGAAAGGTGAGCTTATGGCAGGAGATAGCCGCCGTGAGTTTCACAAAAAGGAACTGTTAAACCTCGACCGACTCTTTGAACGATCCCGACAAGAGCAGGATACTTGCGCTCTTCGCCACACAGAAGCTCAAACCGAGCTTGCTGCATTGAATGAGCAGAAGATCTCACTGATCGCAGAGCTGCAGCGTGAGTCGAGCCAGCTGGTGGAAGATGAGCGCCTTCTGGATGAATCTTCCAGGACGGAACAGGGCGCCTCGGCAAAGATTGAGGAAGCAAGGAACGGATTGTTCCAAGTGCTATCCAACAATGCCCAGTTAAACAACAAGCTTGCTGCAGACGTGAAGCGTCTCGAATTACTGGTGGAAAAATACGAGCGGAATCAGAGAGAGATCATTAAACTGCAGGAGCAAAGGGAGGAGGCATTTCAGGCCGTCTTGAAACTTGAGAATTCCTGCAAAAAAATCAAAGAGGTGACGCAGCAAGATGTTGAGGAGATGAATGCTCTTGTCCTGCGCGAAGGGGAGTTGAAGTCACTTCTTTCTTCAACGGAAACGGCCCTTCATGACAAACGCAATCAATTTACAGCAAAATCTTCCCGCCTGAAATCATTGCAGGAGTTGGAGGCACAGTTTGCCGGTTATGGGCAGGGGATCCGCACCCTCCTCTCCAATGATGACTTTAAAAGCAAGTTCAATGGTATGGTCGCCGATATGGTCGAAACCGGTGAAGCCTTTGAGGCTGCGGTAGAGGTAGCCCTTGGCGAGAGGCTCCAATGGTTGGTATGTGACCAGGAAAGTGATGCTTTAAGTGCTGTTGCCCATCTGCGTCAGGTGTCGGGGGGGAGGTGCAGTTTTGTCCTGCAGCAGCCGTGTAAACAGCAGAAGCCACTGCTGATTCCTGAGGCTGTCTGTCTTTTGGATAATATCAGCATAGTTGATCCATTCAGGGAGTACATAGAACCCTTACTGGCCCATACATATCTTGTCGACAGCCTCGAGAAGGCGCTGATCCTCGGCAAGCAGTCACCGCACCTGATGTTTGTCACCTCTCAAGGTGATATGGTCCACTCAGGCTCTATCGTTAACGGCGGCTCACCGGAGGCCGCCTACCAAGGGCTTATTCACAAAAAACGTGAAATTAAAGAGCTTTCTCTGGAAGCAGAGCTTCTTACGAAGCAAATTTCCGAGCTGGAAGAGCGGAGAACTCAGTTGAAAGAGGACGTAGCGACTGCAGGAGAGGGGTTACGGGATATAAGGCAGAAACTGCATCAGGCTGAAATTGAGTTGTTGAATGCAGAGAAAGATTTGACGCGGGCTCGTGAAGAGGTTGGAAGATTAGAAGAGAGGGCTTCGGTCGGTACCATTGAAAATGAACAGCTTGACGAAGAGAAAATTCTGCTTGAAAGGGAGATCTCGGACCTAAAAAAGGCTGTTTTACAGGGTGATGAGCGAAAATCAGTGCTGGAGCTGGAATTAGCAAGCCTGCAACAGTCGTGGGAGGCACGAAAAGAAATCATTGCCGACGCCCGCGAAGCTGTTACGGCCAGAAAGGTCAAGGTTGCTTCCCTCAAGGAGAAAACAGACGCGATCAATCAAGACCTCCTGCGAGTTGAATCGTTGATGACAGCACTGAAGAAGCAAGCAGGAGACCATGCTGCAGAGGTTGAAAAATCTATTCTGGATCGGGAGAAACTGGTTCTCTCGATCCAGCAGAGTGAAGAGTCACTGAAGGCCCTGTTGGAAAAGCAGGCCTCTTTTGAACTTTCCTATAGCAAACTGAAGGAAGAGTACGAGTTTGAGATAAGCGCTCACAGGGAAGACGAGGCTAAGCAGAAAAAACTGCGGGAATTGGTAGTAACCTCAAAGGAAGCAATTTCAAATCACACTCTTAGTGCAACACAGCTTTCCATGCAACTAAGCCAGCTTGAAACACAGGTACTTGATAAGTTTCGGACCGGAATAGCAGATATACTCCCAAAGTACGGTAACATTGAATATAATGAGGCCGAAAAGCGCTCCCGGCAAAATGAGCTGATGAAGGTTGTCGACGAGATGGGCGATGTGAACCTGACAGCCATAGAAGAATTTCAAGAGCTTGAAAAACGCTTTTTATTCCTTGATGAACAAAAGGAAGACCTTGAGGATTCCCTCAGTTCATTGCAAAAGGCAATCCAGCGGATCAACAAGACCACCCGCAGGCGCTTTCTTGAAACATTTCACCTGGTCAACGAAAAGTTCCAGGAGGTGTTTCCGCGCCTCTTCTGCGGAGGCAGAGCGGAATTGAAACTGACGAACGAGGACGACCTGCTGGAAAGCGGCTTGGAAATCATTGTTCAGCCTCCCGGCAAAAAGCTGCAGAACGTTACTCTTCTCTCCGGGGGGGAGAAAGCCCTCAGTGCGGTAGCTTTGATATTCTCCCTGTTCCTGATAAAACCTACGCCATTTTGTCTTCTTGATGAAGTTGATGCGCCGCTGGATGATGCCAATATCGGCCGTTTCAACGAGATGGTAAGGGAGATGAGCGCATTTTCACAGTTCATCATAATCACCCACAATAAAACAACCATGGCAGTTGTCGACACATTATACGGCGTTACCATGGAAGAGCCGGGCGTTTCGAAGCTGGTCTCAGTAAAACTCAACTAA
- the rplQ gene encoding 50S ribosomal protein L17: MRHNNAGKRLGRTTSHRIAMYRNMVTSFLNHERITTTDAKAKGLRSIAEKMITLGKKGDLNAMRQAASFIRDKKVVTKLFTTIAPRYAERAGGYTRIIKLGIRPGDNAPLSVIELVEETIQAPKAKKKIAAKKPATKVAAKAASATAESAPVATANDAAPAEEAEVQGVKDPAEDCEAKAD, translated from the coding sequence ATGCGTCATAATAATGCAGGCAAAAGATTAGGAAGAACCACAAGTCACAGGATAGCCATGTACAGAAACATGGTTACTTCCTTCCTGAATCACGAAAGAATAACGACTACTGATGCTAAGGCAAAGGGACTTCGCTCCATTGCAGAGAAAATGATCACTCTTGGCAAAAAGGGCGACCTCAATGCTATGCGGCAGGCAGCCTCTTTTATTCGTGACAAGAAGGTCGTTACCAAGCTCTTTACTACTATAGCACCACGGTATGCTGAGCGTGCCGGTGGCTACACCCGCATCATCAAGCTCGGTATTCGTCCTGGGGATAACGCACCTCTTTCAGTTATTGAACTCGTGGAAGAGACAATACAGGCACCCAAGGCTAAAAAGAAGATCGCTGCCAAGAAACCTGCTACCAAGGTAGCTGCAAAAGCTGCCTCTGCAACCGCAGAGTCGGCTCCAGTAGCCACCGCAAATGATGCCGCACCTGCTGAAGAGGCAGAAGTACAGGGTGTCAAGGATCCGGCAGAGGATTGCGAAGCCAAAGCTGATTAG
- a CDS encoding DNA-directed RNA polymerase subunit alpha: MYKNWRDLIKPKKLQVETESLTNTYGKFYAEPFERGFGTTLGNSLRRVLLSSLQGAAITSVKAKGVLHEFSAIPGVTEDATDIILNLKGVRFKMHGHEPRVVRIAQKGEGIVRAGDIITDPNIEVLNPNHHIATCSKDANLEMEMVVKLGKGYVPADRNRDEKAPVGTIPIDSIFSPLTKVNFTVTNARVGQITDYDKLTIEVWTDGSVKPQDAVAYASKILKDQLTIFINFDEEVEPVEEAEPMEERERLNENLYRSVDELELSVRSANCLKNAGIKLIGELVSRSEAEMLKTQNFGRKSLNEIKDILVDMGLTLGMKLDNFPDPEIMRRLRGEQKEEE, translated from the coding sequence ATGTACAAAAACTGGCGCGACCTGATCAAGCCTAAGAAGCTCCAGGTTGAGACTGAATCGCTTACAAATACATACGGTAAATTTTATGCGGAGCCTTTTGAGCGCGGCTTCGGGACCACACTCGGCAACTCTCTGCGCAGGGTTCTTCTTTCTTCACTTCAAGGTGCTGCCATCACGTCTGTAAAGGCTAAAGGTGTATTGCACGAGTTCTCAGCGATTCCAGGTGTTACGGAAGATGCTACGGATATTATTCTGAACCTGAAAGGTGTGCGCTTTAAAATGCACGGCCATGAGCCTAGGGTCGTCAGAATCGCCCAGAAAGGCGAAGGAATTGTCCGGGCAGGCGATATCATAACGGATCCCAATATAGAAGTACTCAATCCGAACCATCACATTGCCACATGCTCCAAGGATGCAAACCTGGAAATGGAGATGGTTGTAAAGCTCGGCAAAGGTTATGTGCCCGCCGATCGGAATCGCGATGAAAAGGCACCTGTTGGAACCATACCCATTGATTCGATTTTTTCACCTTTAACCAAGGTGAATTTTACTGTTACCAATGCCCGTGTCGGTCAGATCACCGATTATGACAAGCTTACCATCGAAGTCTGGACTGACGGCAGCGTCAAGCCTCAGGATGCAGTCGCCTATGCTTCAAAAATTCTCAAGGATCAGCTGACCATATTCATCAATTTTGATGAGGAGGTAGAGCCTGTAGAAGAGGCTGAGCCCATGGAGGAGCGTGAGAGGCTGAATGAGAATCTTTACCGTTCCGTAGATGAGCTTGAACTGTCAGTTCGTTCGGCAAATTGCCTTAAGAACGCCGGCATAAAGCTCATTGGTGAACTCGTCTCCCGCAGCGAAGCTGAAATGCTTAAAACGCAGAACTTCGGCAGAAAGTCTCTCAATGAGATAAAAGATATTCTTGTTGATATGGGGCTGACGCTGGGGATGAAACTGGACAACTTTCCCGACCCTGAAATTATGCGACGTCTCAGGGGCGAGCAGAAAGAAGAAGAATAA
- the rpsD gene encoding 30S ribosomal protein S4: MARYTGPSCRLCRRENTELFLKGERCYTDKCAIKRRNYPPGQHGQGRSKTSDYGVQLREKQKVRRIYGILENQFRGYFERADRLKGVTGENLLFLLERRLDNIVYRLGFASSRIEARQLVRHGHFTLNGKKVTIPSIQVKTGDTVELREKSRKVASINESLEAVVRRGIPQWLELDKGAFKGSVKTLPVREDITMPIQEQLIVELYSK, from the coding sequence TTGGCTAGATATACAGGCCCCTCATGCAGATTGTGCAGAAGGGAAAATACAGAACTGTTCCTCAAAGGTGAGCGCTGCTATACGGATAAATGTGCCATCAAGAGAAGAAATTATCCCCCGGGTCAGCATGGGCAAGGAAGATCAAAAACTTCTGATTACGGTGTGCAGCTTCGTGAGAAACAGAAGGTTAGACGTATATATGGGATACTAGAAAACCAGTTCCGTGGTTATTTTGAGAGAGCCGACAGGTTGAAAGGTGTAACAGGTGAAAACCTGCTTTTCCTCCTTGAGAGGCGCCTCGATAACATAGTTTATCGGCTCGGCTTCGCTTCCTCTAGAATAGAAGCTCGTCAGCTGGTAAGACACGGCCATTTCACCCTGAACGGGAAAAAGGTCACCATTCCTTCTATCCAGGTTAAGACCGGAGATACTGTCGAGCTCAGGGAAAAAAGCCGCAAAGTAGCTTCTATAAATGAGTCTCTTGAAGCTGTTGTTCGGCGGGGAATCCCGCAATGGCTTGAGCTTGATAAGGGAGCTTTCAAGGGCTCGGTAAAGACCCTTCCTGTCAGGGAAGACATCACCATGCCGATCCAAGAGCAGCTTATAGTAGAGCTCTACTCCAAGTAA
- the rpsK gene encoding 30S ribosomal protein S11: MASPAKKIVKKKKEKKNIPNGVAHIQATFNNTMITITDPVGNVVAWSTSGCKGFKGSRKSTPFAAQIAAEDCAKKAQEHGMRSVEVYVKGPGSGRESALRALQAAGFSISFIRDVTPIPHNGCRPPKRRRV, translated from the coding sequence ATGGCTAGCCCGGCTAAGAAAATCGTAAAAAAGAAGAAAGAAAAGAAAAATATTCCCAATGGTGTGGCTCACATCCAAGCCACTTTTAACAATACCATGATCACCATTACTGATCCGGTTGGTAATGTTGTTGCCTGGTCTACTTCTGGATGCAAAGGTTTCAAAGGTTCCCGTAAGAGCACACCTTTTGCTGCACAGATAGCTGCAGAAGATTGTGCAAAAAAGGCTCAGGAACATGGAATGCGCAGCGTTGAAGTTTATGTGAAAGGACCTGGCTCCGGTCGTGAATCCGCACTGCGTGCTCTTCAGGCAGCAGGCTTCTCAATTAGTTTTATTCGCGACGTAACACCAATTCCCCATAATGGTTGCCGTCCCCCAAAACGCAGAAGAGTTTAA
- the rpsM gene encoding 30S ribosomal protein S13: protein MARIAGIDLPRNKRIEIALTYIYGIGRSTSQKILAEAGVDANTRSDNLTESEVAKIRENIDKNVKVEGDLRRDISMNIKRLMDLGCYRGLRHRKGLPVHGQRTKTNARTRKGPARTVAGKKK from the coding sequence TTGGCACGTATCGCTGGAATAGATTTACCAAGGAATAAAAGGATTGAGATAGCTTTGACCTATATCTACGGAATTGGTCGTTCGACATCGCAGAAGATACTGGCTGAAGCCGGCGTTGATGCCAATACTCGCAGCGACAATCTGACCGAGTCAGAAGTCGCCAAGATCAGGGAAAACATAGACAAGAACGTCAAGGTAGAAGGCGACCTTCGCCGTGATATCTCTATGAATATAAAGCGATTGATGGATCTGGGTTGTTACCGGGGGCTCAGGCACAGAAAAGGCCTGCCCGTTCACGGTCAGAGGACCAAGACCAACGCACGTACGAGAAAAGGACCTGCACGTACTGTCGCAGGTAAGAAGAAATAG
- the rpmJ gene encoding 50S ribosomal protein L36 — translation MKVRASVKKICEKCKIVKRKGIVRVICDIPKHSQRQG, via the coding sequence ATGAAGGTAAGAGCTTCAGTAAAAAAAATCTGTGAAAAATGTAAAATTGTAAAACGTAAGGGCATTGTGCGGGTAATATGCGATATTCCCAAGCATTCACAGAGACAGGGTTAG
- the map gene encoding type I methionyl aminopeptidase yields the protein MIILKSSQEIDRMRVSCRAVAEILKLLKKSILPGISSLELNAIAEREAAKLGAKTAFKGYGGYPYSLCCSVNNQVVHGMPSQRELISGDIISIDFGLVIDGFYGDAALTIPVGTVSETATKLLKVTEESLYVAIKQAVADNRLSDISHAVQAYVEAQGFSVVRDFVGHGIGRNLHESPQIPNYGPPGRGVKLKPGMVLAIEPMINELKPDVKVLEDGWTAVTVDGGLSAHFEHTVAITQNGPEILTTL from the coding sequence GTGATCATTCTTAAATCTTCACAAGAGATAGACAGAATGCGGGTCTCGTGTAGGGCAGTAGCTGAGATACTGAAGCTTTTGAAAAAGTCGATTCTGCCAGGAATCTCCTCTTTGGAGCTGAACGCCATTGCAGAACGTGAGGCTGCCAAGCTGGGGGCCAAGACAGCATTCAAAGGGTATGGAGGTTATCCCTATTCCTTATGCTGCTCCGTTAATAATCAGGTAGTTCATGGCATGCCATCCCAGCGGGAACTAATCAGTGGCGACATAATCAGTATCGACTTCGGTCTTGTAATTGACGGCTTTTATGGTGATGCCGCATTGACAATTCCTGTCGGCACGGTTAGTGAGACGGCGACAAAGCTTCTCAAGGTGACTGAAGAATCACTTTATGTTGCCATCAAGCAGGCTGTAGCTGATAACAGGCTTTCAGATATATCCCATGCAGTGCAAGCTTATGTGGAAGCACAAGGGTTCTCTGTGGTAAGGGACTTTGTTGGTCATGGAATTGGTAGAAATCTTCATGAGAGCCCACAGATACCGAACTATGGACCTCCAGGGCGTGGTGTTAAACTAAAGCCGGGAATGGTCTTGGCTATTGAGCCGATGATTAATGAGTTGAAGCCTGATGTCAAGGTTCTTGAAGACGGGTGGACGGCGGTAACCGTTGATGGTGGCCTATCGGCGCATTTTGAGCATACTGTTGCCATTACACAAAATGGCCCCGAGATACTGACTACGCTTTAA
- a CDS encoding adenylate kinase, producing the protein MNLILLGPPGAGKGTQAKLLIKKYRIPQISTGDILRAAVKDMTPMGGKAKSFMDAGALVPDEVVVGIIQERLNLADCSNGFILDGFPRTVAQADALAKVLSGLGRSIDHVISIVVDNEELLERVTGRRTCRNCGKGFHVSFDPPKSSGICDECSGELYQRDDDREDTMRKRLEVYWQQTSPLVEYYKNKSLLRSVEGVGSMEEIQQKIVSILQG; encoded by the coding sequence ATGAACCTGATTCTTTTGGGACCGCCTGGTGCTGGTAAAGGCACTCAGGCTAAACTGCTGATAAAGAAGTATCGGATTCCTCAGATATCAACTGGTGATATACTTCGTGCAGCCGTTAAAGATATGACCCCTATGGGCGGTAAGGCCAAATCCTTCATGGATGCTGGTGCACTCGTTCCTGATGAGGTGGTTGTTGGTATTATCCAGGAGCGGCTGAATCTTGCCGACTGCTCTAATGGTTTTATTCTGGACGGTTTTCCTAGGACAGTGGCTCAAGCTGATGCGCTGGCAAAGGTATTGTCAGGTCTCGGGCGCTCGATTGATCATGTCATATCCATAGTGGTTGACAATGAAGAGCTTCTTGAGAGGGTTACCGGCAGGAGAACTTGTCGTAACTGTGGGAAAGGTTTTCATGTGTCTTTCGATCCTCCTAAGAGCTCCGGGATCTGCGATGAGTGTTCCGGTGAGCTGTATCAACGGGATGACGATCGTGAAGACACTATGCGGAAGAGGCTTGAGGTCTATTGGCAGCAGACTTCGCCTCTGGTGGAATACTACAAAAATAAATCCTTGCTCAGATCGGTAGAGGGTGTGGGTTCCATGGAAGAGATACAGCAAAAGATCGTATCGATACTGCAAGGCTGA